Proteins encoded by one window of Mesorhizobium sp. INR15:
- a CDS encoding transposase produces MKRKRFTEEQIIAVLREHEAGAKAGDLARKHGVSEATLYNWKAKYGGMDVSDAKRLKALEDENAKLKKLLADQMLEASALRELLSKKW; encoded by the coding sequence ATGAAGAGAAAGCGGTTTACGGAAGAGCAGATCATTGCGGTTCTTCGCGAGCACGAGGCGGGTGCGAAGGCGGGCGATCTTGCCCGCAAGCACGGGGTCTCTGAGGCGACGCTGTATAACTGGAAGGCCAAGTATGGCGGGATGGACGTCTCGGACGCCAAGCGGCTGAAGGCTCTGGAAGACGAGAACGCCAAGCTGAAGAAGCTGCTCGCCGACCAGATGCTGGAAGCCTCGGCATTGCGCGAGCTTCTGTCAAAAAAATGGTAG
- a CDS encoding GyrI-like domain-containing protein, giving the protein MRNFALLTLLWILVPATSAFADNQAYSGPFFMCPDAHGDEQKSLFRLIDITKLPMRIEGMGQRRVDGFAASLAASRSAAIMSGKDPIDEAFEKLFGMPNTMAADHRRLVAVCFATQPPPATDTDGPFLFMPGFFIDDPGDVLQPLDTVIVPAQTYLVTTFTGPASELGNLRFTLTEEFWRKTAPFLGLERTSGPNLMVWSPGEKGNEPSDTVEMWTPIKPFRISPP; this is encoded by the coding sequence ATGAGAAACTTCGCGCTGTTAACATTGTTGTGGATATTGGTCCCCGCCACGTCGGCCTTTGCCGACAACCAAGCGTATTCCGGCCCGTTCTTCATGTGCCCGGACGCCCATGGCGACGAACAAAAGTCTCTCTTTCGGCTGATCGATATCACCAAGCTGCCAATGCGGATTGAAGGAATGGGGCAACGCCGCGTGGATGGCTTTGCGGCCTCGCTCGCAGCGTCGCGAAGCGCCGCGATCATGAGTGGCAAGGACCCAATCGACGAGGCCTTTGAAAAGCTCTTCGGTATGCCTAACACCATGGCCGCAGACCACCGCAGACTGGTCGCTGTTTGCTTTGCGACGCAGCCGCCGCCCGCCACGGATACGGACGGCCCGTTCCTGTTCATGCCCGGCTTCTTCATCGACGATCCCGGCGATGTGCTGCAGCCACTGGACACCGTGATTGTCCCAGCTCAAACCTATCTGGTGACAACTTTCACCGGTCCGGCGTCAGAACTGGGAAACCTACGCTTCACATTGACCGAGGAGTTCTGGCGAAAAACCGCTCCATTCCTCGGTTTGGAACGCACAAGTGGTCCCAACTTGATGGTATGGTCGCCCGGGGAGAAGGGAAACGAGCCTTCTGACACAGTTGAGATGTGGACGCCGATAAAGCCGTTCCGTATTTCGCCTCCGTAG
- a CDS encoding endonuclease/exonuclease/phosphatase family protein: MISEYRKTMDSALFANWNIERQPSSKRQARTMIERVAAHSPDVVCLTEAFEGSTADLGGFEIAAKGVSWSNEAAKERKVVLWSREPWSDIDSIGNRELRSGGFMAGTTRTRLGEIRVVGVCVPYHMASPMGVAPRSPAWSQQVSFLNGLKQVVASRNSELPIVVIGDYNQFVPRIWGSKAASLALLEALDGLSVCTGGQLQIVDRPAIDHVALSPELQSLSVQGIDEHDTEGRKLSDHFGVAVRIALRSASAGLTGA, translated from the coding sequence ATGATTAGCGAATATCGGAAAACCATGGACTCCGCACTATTCGCTAATTGGAACATCGAACGACAACCCTCGTCGAAGCGCCAAGCTCGGACGATGATTGAGCGCGTTGCCGCACATTCACCAGATGTGGTTTGTCTCACCGAGGCGTTTGAAGGGTCAACTGCGGACCTTGGCGGCTTTGAAATAGCCGCCAAGGGCGTATCTTGGTCAAACGAGGCTGCGAAAGAACGAAAAGTGGTCCTGTGGAGTCGGGAGCCTTGGAGTGATATCGACTCGATAGGCAATCGGGAGCTCCGAAGCGGTGGCTTTATGGCCGGAACGACCAGAACGCGCTTGGGAGAAATTAGGGTAGTCGGCGTTTGCGTTCCATACCATATGGCTTCGCCTATGGGCGTCGCGCCAAGATCCCCTGCATGGTCTCAGCAGGTATCGTTCTTGAATGGCCTGAAGCAGGTTGTTGCCTCAAGAAACTCTGAGCTGCCTATTGTGGTGATTGGTGACTACAATCAATTTGTGCCCAGGATATGGGGATCGAAAGCGGCCAGCCTCGCCCTTTTGGAAGCACTTGATGGGCTATCTGTCTGTACGGGCGGTCAACTCCAAATAGTAGACCGTCCGGCAATTGACCACGTCGCTTTGAGCCCCGAACTTCAGTCTTTGTCGGTCCAAGGAATCGATGAGCACGATACTGAAGGCAGGAAATTGAGCGATCATTTCGGAGTGGCAGTCAGGATTGCGCTGCGGAGCGCCTCTGCCGGCCTCACAGGTGCGTAA